The proteins below are encoded in one region of Anguilla anguilla isolate fAngAng1 chromosome 3, fAngAng1.pri, whole genome shotgun sequence:
- the LOC118222816 gene encoding fibrous sheath-interacting protein 2-like: MAQNKTKTFSRGKLGEGLGGYRSTPFNLRDTSMPEYNSLHDPHLCNYYQRKSMQKLLRERNLITEQNEVICSMQDVKIHNTLLQQQLVLSQRSFGETQKAKMMAFLKDQEKGLASKDMTLTEFREVMLEEELKIMRKLMRSEVARERKYCKGPRPIRTEEEESRRELELMSWKVAEREVLRRIECDARHEYNLKKIHRETQERRERQKVVANERKNAFHQKQRIEKLKTSEASVARELANLRRTAH; the protein is encoded by the exons ATGGCTCAAAATAAAACGAAAACGTTTTCGCGAGGCAAACTTGGGGAAGGG CTTGGTGGGTACCGTTCCACCCCATTCAACCTCAGGGACACATCCATGCCGGAGTATAACAGTCTGCATGACCCACACCTGTGCAACTATTACCAGCGCAAAAGTATGCAGAAATTACTGAGGGAGAGGAACCTCATTACAGAACAAAATGAG GTCATCTGCTCCATGCAGGATGTTAAAATACACAACACGCTCCTGCAACAGCAACTGGTCCTCTCTCAAAGAAGCTTTGGTGAGACTCAG AAAGCCAAAATGATGGCCTTCCTGAAAGACCAGGAAAAAGGTTTAGCCAGCAAGGACATGACCCTTACAGAATTCAGAGAGGTTATGCTGGAAGAGGAGCTAAAGATCATGCGCAAACTGATGAGATCGGAAGTGGCTCG GGAAAGAAAGTATTGCAAGGGCCCAAGACCAATCAgaactgaggaagaggagagtaGACGAGAACTG GAACTGATGAGCTGGAAAGTTGCGGAAAGGGAGGTACTGCGGAGGATTGAATGTGATGCCAGACATGAGTATAACTTAAAGAAGATTCACAGAGAGAcccaggagaggagggaaagacaG AAGGTGGTGGCAAATGAGCGAAAGAATGCCTTCCACCAGAAACAAAGAATAGAAAAGCTGAAGACATCAGAGGCATCTGTGGCTCGGGAGCTGGCCAATTTAAGACGCACTGCCCACTAG